The genomic interval gggggtgtccatgtccctgtccccccactcctccctccttttgttcagaatctaggggcaggagtgtagctggattcagaacaacacaacgtttgatagtcacattaggggacagaagagtaagttcaattttagtaagtcttgcaactgataagtgttttgtcttgactgtgttcatcatttcttgcactgcgtgtgggacttgcacaataatgtcatgttggagtacaatgtctgttgctttatcaactaaagctgctgctgctgctgagacaGCGCGTATGCATGCCGGGGATCCTAGTACAATGGGATCCAGAGCAAGGGAGTAATAAGCAAGAGGTCGCATCTTGCCTCCATGATCTTGGGCTAAtactccagaggcatggcctgcctgttcatggcagaacagagtaaatggcttattgtagtcaggaagtcccaatgctggccttgtagtcagggacagtttcagggagtgaaaattgtcaattgcctcaggtgacagtacaaatgggtcagaggtgagacagtcatataatggttgcatcatagcagaggcatccctgatccaggctctgcagtaccctattaaacccaggaaagtcctcaattgtttagggtttctagggactgggtgtttctgtatgatttccagcctgtcaggagttaagtgtttcataccttgggaaatacagtgaccaaggaaaacaactgttttggcacataattgcaACTTGTGCTTGCTTGCTTTACAGCCAACTTCTTCTAggaacattaatagtgatttaTAATTTGTTTCACTGTTCTCCAGACTCTcactacaaagtaacaaatcatctacatattgtagtagaactgaggactgattggggggctgccaggtgtccagaatatctttcatggtacatgagaagatatcaggggagtttgcggcaccctgtggcagcactacccaagcatactgtcttcccctatgtgtaaatgcaaaatactgctggcactctttatccagcgggatggagaagaaagcattggctaagtctataactgtgaaatagactgcagtgccggggacctggttgagcagggtatgtgggttaggcacttgtggtgtattaattattgtcacagcattcacagcccGTAGGTCATGTACCATCCGGTACTGTACAGGTTGACCTGGCAAtgtctttttctttactgggtaaagaggagtgttgaaaggcgagattatgggcactataagattgttttccagtaaggagttaatatccttttctatagcagcgtcttgctgtggactcagaggatattgctttatacatacaggacggttctgcatgtctggttttaaatttacttgtacaggcggcacatttaaaactcctacatccatcttatcttgtgcccatagtttttctaggatgtctgccaaccaaaggggaggggtactgggggctttttcagtgtccggcatacttgccatactaaggagtttgcatagcagggactctggaatggcagaggttaatgtaggtgtgccagaagaaaagtccaatactgctcccagggcactgagtacatctgtccccaataaattgtagggagtgtgtggtgacactaacacacgggagacaattgattgtgtgtcatgtatattcagtcgcAATGGTTTTGTTAACTGTAACTGAAATGATGTTCCCTCACCCCTTCACAATCTATATAGTCTGGTGATAGCAACTCTGCCGGTACATATTTGGTTTGTAATACAGTTCTGGCTGCCCCTGTGTCTACTAGAAAAGAGGTATTTTACCCGGTGGGTAAAGTAACAGGCACCATCAATGATGGACCTGTCGGGGGGAGCACTGGGCAGAGGGAGACATCAGGGTTGCCAGTTTCCTATGCAGCAATCAAAGAATTGGGAGGCTCAACTGGACGGGAGGGACATCGGGCTGAATAATGACCCTTCTTATCACAATTCCAGCATGTAATCTGGCTAAGATCCCTTCTCTGGGTTCTCAAAGTGTCTTTTtgttccctgcctcttcctctatagccccccttttgttgcatcggggcgagacgggttcttttaggagctaaatctaactctgcaccttttgcaaTGCTTACTAAATCATTAAACTGGCATGTACGCCAGTCGGGGCGGGATCTCTTAACAGCTTCTTGTACTGCCGGCTTAAGACCggacataaaagttatttttagtaggcgcaagtcttttgcatcaccttcttcatacccgtgatctaaccactgctgctgtaaagttgtggcataatcagggactgactgtttaacatcttgggaaaatgacataaaactatcagttcgatcctgttgagtagcatctacccagggctgcatagcgttcaggtattctagtcctgattgctcattggttttatttgctggTACGGGATTTGTAATAGCAGCTTGAATTTGATTTTTGAGCACTTCCCCTCCCTTTGTTTCTACCAGGCTCTCCATATCTGACCATGTAGCACGGTAAGCTAGATGTACTGCTCGCAGCTTTCTATGGAAAGCGCTGGGTGTTTTCCGTGGGTCTGGGAGTGTGCCACATACAGCTAGTAAATCAGCCGGGCTCCAGGGGCAATACACAGTGGCTTCATGTGACTGGATTTCCCCTACTGCCCCAGGTACTGGTTGCCCGTCTACATCTACTAGTTTTGGTcccctgtgtgtatggatactatatactaacggaaacaatctagtggggcgctgcgtaccacaactgacacaatatcctgcagtgagggggttctgctgcccacagtgtggacatgtccagcagctgcctttcttgctattttcaggataaggagatggcgcagttgctgctgtggggctgtttggcagttgtaaaggggttaacacattagtgaggagcttttcacttaaagggtcatataaatcatacattattccatgatttgcttccatactcttatgttctgtgttactcactctctgtgctacctcataccacatttgggctttttccaccatgttattgtctttcaaccatccaacacaatttgtcataaatcttttccaatcacattctgctaatgttccataggacccaactcccatcattttaaacattcttttacaatccttcacagcctcagatccttttgctctttctactattttgatggcagagacccacgtctcagggctgtcccgcatttttgtcttactatttcctgaccccatggtcagagggcgtagggtagtctccggaaaactccccagctccaaacagacaggccttagtctgttgacagatatctcagacaatctatcttacagtttcagaaagactatcaatatcaaaagtcgttccttcagactattctagcagtgggatatccttttctctgatccctcactgttttgaacatcaagaacagacaaaatgctgccaatccacaaattgcaagagcaaatccttcaacacaatctacattcatgaacttctattgattcaagcaggagttggtcacattcatttcaaacttctacaaaccctttgtctctttcacttatgcagaacacttgctgccggggggggggggggggggggtgtctttcggttcatacagcctgtgatgtagcatatatatcccaaactctttcctctagcactttgcaatggtttcacatgcaaattatatttggtaacatatatgttatcctccccgctcagccgttcactctgtgggttgtagtttaggggcctgttatgtatgttggtgatttctttaggggctctgggtctgagccaataccaatgttcttcactgtaattactactacgacacaggtggcacctgggataagtgtcagggtcattcaatgaatacaggatgttatattacaacggtattcaatccagcggtctgatgttatactactacagacttaattacttggatgttattttacatcaaagtgtatatgccggattatcatgtgctagaaatcagtctgtactgattcccaccttatgccagtctggcaatgcatacaactggtttatggacccttacacacaatatcactgtttggcaatgagccaggaaaatataaataattttctaatacagtattcaaagttttccctattgtactgggtaatggtattgagtgcaaattcaatatagacacaattgctcctccttgcactgagtgtatatcgtcttctatgaagtggatattacttctgggctgggagccatacagtttcaacaatttgatatgtatgtcttctcacagatgtattcaacatcacactacacacacattcatcacacttgtcacatacacccccatgtaaatccatttaactacactaccatcctgacaaaggacctgattattacgggacccctttgtagagacttacatatacaaagtacgtttccagggacttaacagagtggctgaaacaaatggtgtaacataaagtctgttacttaccgcgcggttttggtttcagtgactccccaggtccttccagattagtggactttgcacaaaattctcattaggaggtcccgggctgttcggcaccataactgtcgaagaaaccccttccaggtagcaccttttgggatgggtgctctaatgggctccctctgctttgtcagatggtattcaaatatggtaattgaagtatcagcagtgcaccgggagatcaataaagacaatagcaatatgttgtctctatcaatattttcatttattatcaagatacataggttaatataccctcagggcgtaccctctaaccagggtgttacctctcatggaacaaccaatcataacattttacacgtagactgaaaatacgtcatagggtaccttcccactgaggtcacgtgatctttctaacacctgcaaatcctggcctacaaacaatagaaatgtaggaggttttcataagtgtaTGTGGTGACTTCATATATATGTGTGAAATACTGGTATAAAcaattaattggaaatataatgattatttcaggtctaggcgttctgccagactcctatctaccagtattgaaggccacgaaaaagaacacaaagtaataacttattcccttatGATTTAAGCAGAACCAGAAAgaggtcattacaaaatggagaatacatatcttcataatccggcatcctgcttgataattcatagtgtagtttaatacagagaacataagcaatttgaccatccatcacaatacctacattgtattaattcctgcaaaaaaataagagatgagctcaaactacacgttaaaaaaatgtcaaaatcacacgcactctacagtcaattcaataggcaccaatcaacctatgagtttatatttaggagacatgcagtaactggcacaagcaggcagaacaagcttctcatggtgcagatgttgacaaagcaggatttcaacccacagcacttcaaggtgattctctaacaagtaaacaaccacaccaaccaatcagaggccttgctcatcgatatatgctaatgagctggtgtctgtcaaaaggggcacaagcaacttctttccaataaaatactcctaaatattctattctagtttggagtttctataggggtagggttttcagcgagggtgggtaatttagtagccaggtccctttccattgtcttgcgataggcctcccactctccctgagGTCAAAGTTTCTtttactacggacatataaatagagctgaggtttactagagaatgtgggaagggagattgctcatgggcattgtacattgtgcatagctaccacaaacatggcagtttccacttctcggttttgtctttttgtcctagaggttgactgaggatcctttttcaagccagtagcagcactcccatttcatacactcttacagatcatcaatcgtgtgcttttgcaggggagaggagaacggatcctcattccatcatatggtaggcttggcagcacctagcagaacggaaacaggaagaatgtatagggatatgaattgtgtgtgcagtatatgttgcaatatttgtgtatacagcataagggtagattgtttgtttgtatagtatagaaatgcaagcacctccgctgaaaagagttgtcctacagaaagccagaagtaaaatggagcattgaatagaatgtaagtgaaatacagttgcggtgcttcttttgccacctgctcattaaaatatatcaaaaagccagctgcgtgattggctgaaactatagcttagtggttagagcatcgcctttcagtgctgggctttaaagttcaaatcccaccttgacaacatctcttcaatttatgaggcttgcctgcttgtgctctttttttaccctcttctaaatgaaaaaagtcaagtaaagcctcattcactcagttgtgttttggtcagtattatacttcagtgtttgcaagccaaacttcaggagtggatccaaaacaaggaagacgtgcaaatccttccactatgatagatttatgctgacactgatgtcatcgctgtgtttttggatcgatcgccccaatcaccaagcctggctgcatagtggacaacaactgcttcatgggtggggtggacttatcccatcaagtcgttaagccctacggtgccatgcgtaagaccgaaacatggtacaagacgctaagtccgcctcacccaaactgcatggtatgatgcgtttgtgttggccaggtatacaggaaaatgtgaccgattcatccgattctggaagaaggttctcaaggcccttatctttgggaatccagaaggggagggcactgcatagggcagtaacatctgccgcataattcctgaacaacattttccttctgaaatacaccatactgagaaaaaaaggagactccaaaacaggtgttgtgtgtgtttaaagatagagataacaaaaatgtcagggtgcatttacttcgtttcttgtactgtagatgaaacgtttgtcctatacaaaactcatttgtgaaaaaaaccataaaaattaaatttttcatacctacattgtattaattcctgcaaaaaaataagagatgagctcaaactacacgttaaaaaaatgacaaaatcacacgcactctacagtcaattcaataggcaccaatcaacctatgagtttatatttaggagacatgcagtaactggcacaagcaagcagaacaagtttctcatggtgcagatgttgacaaagcaggatttcaacccacagcacttcaaggtgattctctaacaagtaaacaaccacaccaaccaatcagaggccttgctcatagatatatgctaatgagctggtgtctgtcaaaaggggcacaagcaacttctttccaataaaatactcctaaatattctattctagtatggagtttctatagggtagggttttcagcgagggtgggtcatttagtagccaggtccctttccattgtctcgcgataggcctcccactctccctaaggtcaaagtttctcttactacggacatataaatagagctgagctttactagtgaatgtgggaagggagattgctcatgggcattgtacattgtgcatagctaccacaaacatggcagtttccacttctcggttttgtctttttgtcctacaggttgactggcctctatcctttttcaagccagtagcagcactcccatttcatacactctacacatcatcaatcaaagtgtacttttgcaggggagaggagaacggatcctcattccatcatatggtaggcttggcagcacctagcagaacggaaacaggaagaatgtatagggatatgaattgtgtgtgcagtatatgttgcaatatttgtgtatacagcataagggtagattgtttgtttgtatagtatagaaatgcaagcacctccgctgaaaagagttgtcctacagaaagccagaagtaaaatggagcattgaatagaatgtaagtgaaatacagttgcggtgcttcttttgccagctgctcattaaaatatatcaaaaagccagctgtgtgattggctgaaactatagcttagtggtttgagcatcgcctttcagtgctgggctttaaagttcaaatcccaccttgacaacatctcttcaatttatgaggcttgcctgcttgtgctctttttttaccctcttctaaatgaaaaaagtcaagtaaagcctcattcactcagttgtgttttggtcagtattatacttcagtgtttgcaagccaaacttcaggagtggatccaaaacaaggaagacgtgcaaatccttccactatgatagatttacgctgacactgatgtcatcgctgtgtttttggatcgatcgccccaatcaccaagcctggctgcatagtggacaacaactgcttcatgggtggggtggacttatcccatcaagtcgttaagccctacggtgccatgcgtaagaccgaaacatggtacaagacgctaagtccgcctcacccaaactgcatggtatgatgcgtttgtgttggccaggtatacaggaaaatgtgaccgattcatccgattctggaagaaggttctcaaggcccttatctttgggaatccagaaggggagggcactgcatagggcagtaacatctgccgcataattcctgaacaacattttccttctgaaatacaccatactgagaaaaaaaggagactccaaaacaggtgtcgtgtgtgtttaaagatagagataacaaaaatgtcagggtgcatttacttagtttcttgtactgtagatgaaacgtttgtcctatacaaaactcatttgtgaaaaaaaccataaaaatgtaatttttcatacctatattgtattaattcctgcaaaaaaaataacagatgagttcaaactacacgttaaaaaaatgtcaaaatcacacgcactctacagtcaattcaataggcaccaatcaacctatgagtttatatttaggagacatgcagtaactggcacaagcaggcagaacaagcttctcatggtgcatgtggatgtgggatgtggtactagtggatgtgggaagggagattgttcatgggcattgtacattgccattacaaacgtggcagtgtccacttctcagttttgtctttttgtcctagaggttgactggcctctatcctttttcaagccagtagcagcactcccatttcatacactcttacagatcatcaatcgtgtgcttttgcaggggagaggagaacggatcctcattccatcatatggtaggcttggcagcacctagcagaacggaaacaggaagaatgtatagggatatgaattgtgtgtgcagtatatgttgcaatatttgtgtatacagcataagggtagattgtttgtttgtatagtatagaaatgcaagcacctccgctgaaaagagttgtcctacagaaagccagaagtaaaatggagcattgaatagaatgtaagtgaaatacagttgcggtgcttcttttgccacctgctcattaaaatatatcaaaaagccagctgcgtgattggctgaaactatagcttagtggttagagcatcgcctttcagtgctgggctttaaagttcaaatcccaccttgacaacatctcttcaatttatgaggcttgcctgcttgtgctctttttttaccctcttctaaatgaaaaaagtcaagtaaagcctcattcactcagttgtgttttggtcagtattatacttcagtgtttgcaagccaaacttcaggagtggatccaaaacaaggaagacgtgcaaatccttccactatgatagatttacgctgacactgatgtcatcgctgtgtttttggatcgatcgccccaatcaccaagcctggctgcatagtggacaacaactgcttcatgggtggggtggacttatcccatcaagtcgttaagccctacggtgccatgcgtaagaccgaaacatggtacaagacgctaagtccgcctcacccaaactgcatggtatgatgcgtttgtgttggccaggtatacaggaaaatgtgaccgattcatccgattctggaagaaggttctcaaggcccttatctttgggaatccagaaggggagggcactgcatagggcagtaacatctgccgcataattcctgaataacattttccttctgaaatacaccatactgagaaaaaaaggagactccaaaacaggtgtcgtgtgtgtttaaagatagagataacaaaaatgtcagggtgcatttacttagtttcttgtactgtagatgaaacgtttgtcctatacaaaactcatttgtgaaaaaaaccataaaaatgtaatttttcatacctatattgtattaattcctgcaaaaaaaataacagatgagttcaaactacacgttaaaaaaatgtcaaaatcacacgcactctacagtcaattcaataggcaccaatcaacctatgagtttatatttaggagacatgcagtaactggcacaagcaggcagaacaagcttctcatggtgcatgtggatgtgggatgtggtactagtggatgtgggaagggagattgttcatgggcattgtacattgccattacaaacgtggcagtgtccacttctcagttttgtctttttgtcctagaggttgactggcctctatcctttttcaagccagtagcagcactcccatttcatacactcttacagatcatcaatcgtgtgcttttgcaggggagaggagaacggatcctcattccatcatatggtaggcttggcagcacctagcagaacggaaacaggaagaatgtatagggatatgaattgtgtgtgcagtatatgttgcaatatttgtgtatacagcataagggtagattgtttgtttgtatagtatataaatgcaagcacctccgctgaaaagagttgtcctacagaaagccagaagtaaaatggagcattgaatagcatgtaagtgaaatacagttgcggtgcttcttttgccacctgctcattaaaatatatcaaaaagccagctgtgtgattggctgaaactatagcttagtggttagagcatcgcctttcagtgctgggctttaaagttcaaatcccaccttgacaacatctcttcaatttatgaggcttgcctgcttgtgctctttttttaccctcttctaaatgaaaaaagtcaagtaaagcctcattcactcagttgtgttttggtcagtattatacttcagtgtttgcaagccaaacttcaggagtggatccaaaacaaggaagacgtgcaaatccttccactatgatagatttacgctgacactgatgtcatcgctgtgtttttggatcgatcgccccaatcaccaagcctggctgcatagtggacaacaactgcttcatgggtggggtggacttatcccatcaagtcgttaagccctacggtgccatgcgtaagaccgaaacatggtacaagacgctaagtccgcctcacccaaactgcatggtatgatgcgtttgtgttggccaggtatacaggaaaatgtgaccgattcatccgattctggaagaaggttctcaaggcccttatctttgggaatccagaaggggagggcactgcatagggcagtaacatctgccgcataattcctgaacaacattttccttctgaaatacaccatactgagaaaaaaaggagactccaaaacaggtgtcgtgtgtgtttaaagatagagataacaaaaatgccagggtgcatttacttcgtttcttgtactgtagatgaaacgtttgtcctatacaaaactcatttgtgaaaaaaaccataaaaatgtaatttttcatacctatattgtattaattc from Rhinoderma darwinii isolate aRhiDar2 chromosome 3, aRhiDar2.hap1, whole genome shotgun sequence carries:
- the LOC142749965 gene encoding uncharacterized protein LOC142749965, which encodes MASMPDTEKAPSTPPLWLADILEKLWAQDKMDVGVLNVPPVQVNLKPDMQNRPVCIKQYPLSPQQDAAIEKDINSLLENNLIVPIISPFNTPLYPVKKKTLPGQPVQYRMVHDLRAVNAVTIINTPQVPNPHTLLNQVPGTAVYFTVIDLANAFFSIPLDKECQQYFAFTHRGRQYAWVVLPQGAANSPDIFSCTMKDILDTWQPPNQSSVLLQYVDDLLLCSESLENSETNYKSLLMFLEEVGCKASKHKLQLCAKTVVFLGHCISQGMKHLTPDRLEIIQKHPVPRNPKQLRTFLGLIGYCRAWIRDASAMMQPLYDCLTSDPFVLSPEAIDNFHSLKLSLTTRPALGLPDYNKPFTLFCHEQAGHASGVLAQDHGGKMRPLAYYSLALDPIVLGSPACIRAVSAAAAALVDKATDIVLQHDIIVQVPHAVQEMMNTVKTKHLSVARLTKIELTLLSPNVTIKRCVVLNPATLLPLDSEQKEGGVGGQGHGHPLIFQLSTDDDLFNFEHEHDCQSLVDMESNGINSIFDVTLINPDAEYFVDGSRYWSEDKGHFLTGYAVVHNGKAVIQQSLPSSSSAQEAELKALAEACKLGKGQRFNIYTDSRYAFGVAHDFGTIWRARGFLTSAGKPIKNAKAVEELLESLHMPDQAAIVKVQAHTNNSDLLSKGNESADAAAKDAAALPLMIVKPVLQPITETLLRAFQDQAPPQEQAEWEERGAAIGLGQLRHLNSKVCLPRALYPMMCALAHGKTHCSKGAMSQLVLQTWHAPGFQNAAAKYTEGCMTCAQHNPGKTTKTPAKHTPKSYYPFQRLQVDYIQLPKIQTFFQVPTHYDLETGW